The sequence CAAACCACATTACAATTAATTCCTGATGGGGCTAATTCTTGAGCTTTTGTAGAAGATAGATTAAGTAAAGCTGCTTTGAGTGCTCCATAAGAGCCAGCTCCTGGTCCATTTTCAATGGCAGTTGTTGTAGAAATAATAACTATACTTCCTTTAGATTTTGTTAAATCCTCAGTCACAGTTTCTATACCTCTTACAGTTCCCATTAAATCTACTTCGAAACAAGCTTTCCATCCATCTTCAGTGTTGTTACCTCCTCCGGCACTTACATTAGCAACAAATAAATCTACTCCTCCTAGATCAGAAGCAGCCGAAGATATCCATGCTTTGTAGGAATCTGCATCTGCTACATCTGCTACTCCTCCAACTACTTTAGTTCCATGAGATGACAAAGCTTCAACTGCAGAATTGACTTCGTCTTCATTTCTTGCACAGATTGCTACATCAGCACCTTCTTTAGTCAAAGTTTCTGCAACAGCTCGTCCTATACCTTTACTTCCCCCGGTAACTATTGCTTTTTTTCCTTTTAATTCTAAATCCATATTACTCTCCAATTTAATTACATTTTATTTTAATACTTCTTAAGGGCGTTATGTTGTAATTTCTATAAAATTATTTTTAATAAATAGAATTAACTTATATCCGATATTGCCCTTACTGGATTTTTACCATTCCAGGACTTAGAAATTTCTTCTATAT is a genomic window of SAR86 cluster bacterium containing:
- a CDS encoding SDR family NAD(P)-dependent oxidoreductase: MESNMDLELKGKKAIVTGGSKGIGRAVAETLTKEGADVAICARNEDEVNSAVEALSSHGTKVVGGVADVADADSYKAWISSAASDLGGVDLFVANVSAGGGNNTEDGWKACFEVDLMGTVRGIETVTEDLTKSKGSIVIISTTTAIENGPGAGSYGALKAALLNLSSTKAQELAPSGINCNVVCPGPIYIEGGGWNFIKDNMEDFYNATLASIPAGRMGAAQDVANAVVFLGSPAASYITGTNTVVDGGFTKGVHF